From the Pleurodeles waltl isolate 20211129_DDA chromosome 6, aPleWal1.hap1.20221129, whole genome shotgun sequence genome, the window AGTCACATCAAGAAATGGTAGTAGAGAAAAACAGCTCCTCCACATGCCTCAGCTGTGAGTTGTAACTGCTTTTGAGTTTTTGTACAGTCTGCAAATCTATAAAAGATTTAAACTGCAATTGAAACAAATAATGTACCTGCAACAATAGCTGCAGCTTGTATCTGTTGAAAATTCACATGCAACCATAAGCTGGATTGTGCACACATGAATTCGTTCTACAAGTTCCAAAATTATGAGGGGGAAATAACTTTTCCTTATGTGTGTACGTATTAAAGAAATTAATGGTGATTTGATGCGGTTTGTTTAAAACCTGTATAGAATGCCACATCAGAAATACTTTTTGGGAGGTTATGGGGAGGCATTTTCGAAATATACACCAATTTGCGTTCATCAGTTTATTTTCTACTGTCAGTACCACAGCAAAAGGTGCCGTGAATTTTGGCAAAGCCTGATCCCTTAGTCTACTTCCTGATTCTTATCAAGCCATGTTGCCAATGGATCACTTCAATTAGTGTTTGTTAGTGTTCTCCTCCCTAAACCACGTTACAATGTAGTCTCTTGTGTATCCCCCTTTCACTTCCCTTTAACACCCCTGCCCAAGCTATTTGACAGTTTTATATCCTGCCGCTGGGATATTAGTGCACCTTCCATAGAACAAGCAAGTAGTAAATAAAACCAATAAAGCATCAGATCTCTGTAGGTGAAGATAATATCCTTTCAACTTCAGCAGCATTGTTTATTTTGTTCAATTGTTATAGCTGCAAAGGGCAGCCTTGTTAATTTCTGGAATAACCTGAAAAGGTGAGTCTTTAAACATTTCCAGTAGGTGAGGTAGGGAGGGTTGGGCTGTTAAATCACAGTAAATAAAACTACTGTTTTAAGCAAGGACGATACCTTCAGTGAATTGTTTTGTTTGCCTGATACCTGATCTTAAATTGAATTCTGGCTTCTGGCGGTAGGCAGGGCGCCCTTAGGGATGAGGTATGGCCACTTTTTTGTCGTGACAAGTGCATGCTCTGTAGTTTTAAGTTTTTCTGagagagagattgaaagagagaaagtacAGAATTCTTGAGGAGTGAAAAGTAAATTTGTTTGTGTGTCggtgaaaagtaaaactgtttgtgTCTCAGTGTAATTAGTTGGTTCCCAATGTTTGTGGGTTTAACTACCAACTCTGAAGCTTTGACAGGCCAGAGCGAAAGGTAAGTATGTTGTGACTGACAAAGCTTTCaagtaaatttgtgtctcatcCACATATTACTGGGTTCAGACACCTTCCTGAATAAATTGCTCAGCTGTGTAGATCATTCATTGAATAAATTACTCAGCTATGTAGATTGAAAAGTGTGGTTGCTAAAACCTAACGTTGTTGTAAATCGCATGAGATTGTAATGCTGTTGCATGCATACATTGCAATCTGGACTAGTTGTTGCCAATTTGATATAAACATTTGAGCAAGCTCAGTCCTTTCTTTGTGGTGTTGAATACAGAAATTAGTCTTTAAGtaatgtcaaatgctgctgagcaGTAGGGGACTCAGGATATTTCGTCATATCAGTCACAGTAAATGTTATTTAGCATTGTAGGAGTAACTCTTTTGAGGCAATAGCTGGATTCCACATGCCATGGTAAATTTGAGATAGGTGTGAAATTGAATATTttagtcttgtttttatttcttaggaATGGGTGTTATTCCTCCAGTTTTTAGCAGATCACAAGCTACAAAACATTTCTTAAATCATGACAGGATAGCTCAAACATGTGAAAGTTGGGTTTAGTGATGGTGATTGATATGAATGTGGGTAGTAGCTTGTGTGCTTCAAGAGTTTAATGACCCCATAGTTTTCACTAGAAGTGGGGGCGGGGCCAGAGTGTCTCAGGTGTTTTCGTTTTTGGGAGGGATTTTGTTATTCAAGTTTAAGATGGATCTAATGTGTTCTTTGATAGCTGTCACATTGGCTGTGAACTAGAAGAGGAACTCGTTGAATTTGACTGTTTATCGTTTGTCTAGATATTAGTGAGGAAGCATAAAATTTGGGTGTGAAAAGTTAAGTAATTTGTAGTGGGGTTAGTTTGTAGCGTTTTGATTTGACCTTGATCCTAATATGGGGTATGATGCACCCCTTGCTCCATGTCTACCATTGCGCAGGTTCAGAAATGCTCTCAAAAGCCTTTGCTATAGGCAAACTTCTTCTGTTATTAGATATTCTAACAATATTTTCCTAGCTGTCTACCTTATTATCCTTTCACTGGTATATGCAAGGCTTCTTTCCAATACTAAGAAGTACAACCTTCTTTGTGGTATCTGCTGTGAAAAACATTTTACAAGCACGGCAACACATTCTTGGAATGTCAGAGGTTTTTGGTGTACTTCTCGGCTGTAACAGCAATTTGTTTTAGGTGCGTAATCAAATTATGTTAAATGCATTTTGCAGACAGCTTCTCGATCTCTGTTGAACCCAATAAATTTAAACTGAAGTTCTGTTGGTGGTTGCATAGTTTTGTGAAGTCTCTAGAAGTGATTGTTGAGTATGTTTGGTTTACTTTCAAGTGACTAATCTATTTATGTGCCTGTATTTCAGAGGGCTCTAGCTCGAAGCAGTCCCTTCAGGTACCTGGTTACAGGTCAGCTATTTCAAAGCCTACCGTGCCGTCAAGCAACAGCCGACCTCATGAAGACTTGGAAAGTAGCCGATCATCCCCTCCAGAGATTCCTCGTATGCAGAGGCCGTCGCTGCCCGACCTCACTCGACCCAATAGCGCCAGCCAGGCTGGCATGAAGCACagctcctctgctcctccgccacccCCGCCTGGAAGACGCAACATTGCCCCCCCTGTGCCTCCAGCCATGCACAGCAACAAGGCGCAGTCCTACAACCGAGAAAAACCATTGCCACCAACACCATGCCAGAAGGTGCCCTCAGGCAGGGATGCACCTCCAGCCCCTCCCCCAATCAAGCCACCCCCTTCTCCCTTGAATGTCAGAACAGGTCCCAGTGCTCACAACCAGTCCTTACCGCCTCCTCCTCCATACCGTCAGCCACCTGGTGTCCCCAATGGCCCATCGAGCCCAAACCATGAGTCTGCACCAGAGCTGCCTCAGAGACACAACTCATTGCACAGGAAGACGACTGCCCCAGTTAGAGGATTTGCCCCTCCTCCACCTGTTGGTGCCTCCCCATCATCACAGAGCAATAGGCCACCTCCACCTGCCAGAGAGCCTCCAAGCCGGGGAGCTGGTGAGTGCACTTATTTTATTAACTTTAAAAGGGAAAATTGATCAGACCATGCTTAGTTTTCTGTGACACAGTTTCCATATCTGACTGGTACCTGATTTAGCATAAATATTTTCAGTTGGAGCGACTGTATGGCACATCAATTTAATGTGCTGCTATGCTTCCGTTGGCAATCCCATGACACTCAAAAATTTAAATGGCTTGGTACTTCTCTTGTCACATTCTTTTCATTAGGTCCATAGTGGTCAGCAGAGGAGGTCTTTGGCCTGACAAAAATGCAGCTGGGCAAGTATTAGAAATAGGAAACAATTCACATAAGATTATTGAGAACAGAGGACTGGTGGGATTACAGAATAACATAAAGATGGTACTACATAAGAACAAAACATTCTCCCTCTTTACCATTAGTAGCATAACTATTATACAGTTAGAACAGGTTTGCAAGCCATTAATTTGCCTGTGTGTCagccttctatttttaggtctcacctaccagaCCACTGTCTGATTGCAAAGGACCTTTTGTGGGCTTACTAAACGTTTACACTGGATTTACCAAAATCATGGAGTAGGCTTTCAGCCtgctcattggttaccattggttgGATTTATTGTTGCTCTTATTTGCCATTGTATGGTTGGCCTTCCTCATCTTGTGTTTGTTCTTccactggagcatagcctctttatcaTCCTTTTGATTGTTTGACTTGTATCCTTCACGTGCTCACTTTTAGGGACTTTTGTTTTAGTTTAACCTTCCATGAGAGTGCATATTTTTTCCTGTTCACACTCGTGTGTCTCACCTCAATCAGTGTTTCTCTCTCCCACCTCTGCTGCAGACTCTCTCCCACTTCTGCTGCAGACTctcttccacatctgctgcagactCTCTCCCATCTGTGCTGCAGACTCTCTCCCACCTCTGCTGCAGACTCTCTCCCACCTCTGCTGCAGACTCTCTCCCACCTCTGCTGCAGACTCTCTCCCACCTCTGCTGCAGACTCTCTCCCACCTCTGCTGCAGACTCTCTCCCACCTCTGCTGCAGACTCTCTCCCACCTCTGCTGCAGACTCTCTCCCACCTCTGCTGCAGACTCTCTCCCACCTCTGCTGCAGACTCTCTCCCACCTCTGCTGCAGACTCTCTCCCACCTCTGCTGCAGACTGTCTCCCTCCTCTGCTGCAGACTCTCTCCCTCCTCTGCTGCAGACTCTCTCCCTCCTCTGCTGCAGACTCTCTCCCACCTCTGCTGCAGACTCTCTCCCACCTCTGCTGCAGACTCTCTCCCACCTCTGCTGCAGACTCTCTCCCACCTCTGCTGCAGACTCTCTCCCACCTCTGCTGCAGACTCTCTCCCACCTCTGCTGCAGACTCTCTCCCACCTCTGCTGCAGACTCTCTCCCACCTCTGCTGCAGACTCTCTCCCACCTCTGCTGCAGACTCTCTCCCACCTCTGCTGCAGACTCTCTCCCACCTCTGCTGCAGACTCTCTCCCACCTCTGCTGCAGACTCTCTCCCACCTCTGCTGCAGACTCTCTCCCACCTCTGCTGCAGACTCTCTCCCACCTCTGCTGCTGACTCTCTCCCACCTCTGCTGCTGACTCTCCCCCTCCTGTGCTGCTCTGTcctttgtgtgcttctccccataaCTCCACTGTAGCTTGCTACCTCATGGACTGATATCCACCTCTTCCCCCACCTACGCCCTATTCcttcccctcacacacacacttcatAGTTGGCCTCCCACCTCTGTTGGTcctatctgaaagagacttctagttgcagattgctaacctttgaatttcccaaggtgtcagactggatccagaggtatttcttcgagcagtacctctgcgtgccgtcaagtggcgtcagtcgactcctcAGGTGTTGTTGACATCGTGCTCACCGTGATGACCGTGCGgtcttatataggcaccaccccagcgtgctgacgtcagttcttttctttccgcgccagcctacacGCATATCCTGAGAAGAGCAACTCAGTAatttttttttcaacacttttgtCAAATTTTGGGACAAGTTCGTGAATGCGTCAAGGGATGTGCCCCGcaagactggattcaagccctgcgactcctgtcaccgaactatgtcggtGACGGGAGCCGCACCTCGTCTGTCTCTGGTACCTGGAGCGCGATCATGACCTGAAGTCGTGCacagagtgtcgggccatgaacctgaaggctttgagggagcggtccctaatgctcatggcggcccgacacttGACTCCGCAGTGCTCACGGTCCCGTTCgggaggaaggtctcgagaccggctaCAGGGTCACCGCCGTTCTTTGTCCTCCAAGTCACCCAGACTTtcaggaagaagttgttttcttccaacagtctagcgctgtggtctgtgaacaccgcatgccttttgggccgcgattcccatactctctgggatatggtcacgcaggtgctgcctgcagttccggaggaggctcggactgtcctgtcccaagccgtaacagatgggagggatgcagccaagttcatgatttgttgtggactggatacgactgactctctgggcagatctgtTGCATCGACTGTGGCATTGAGACGctcgcctggctgagaacatctggcttttcaggagcTGTCCAGCAAtcttttatggacatgctctttgatggcacacgtctcttcggagacaaggcggacttggTGCTTGAGCCACGGCCCGGTCACTTGGCCTCACGCTcgcacctagaccccagcagtccgcctttcgtggctacggaagtggCACCCAACCGCGTCCTTTTCCCCGACCCGGGCATTCTGTACAGCCCCTGTGCGGACGCGGGATCCCACGTTCCcgaggatcagggagccagcgggtcacccagtccacccccaccccctcttcatCCTCCAAGCCTTCCCAGTCcgcaggtacatcaggagccagtaggtTGCAGaatatgccatcacctgccccaatggcagtccattacctcggacaggtgggtactccaaattgtccaaaggggctatttcctccccttcgagacatctcctccagccctgccaccttcatacagtcaaatatcggaggatcatatggcgcttctccgccaggaagtccaagcccttttggctaaagcagctatagagagggttccgttgccagaagtaggtcgtgttgctattcccgctactttctggttctgaaaaagaacaaaggtctttgacctatattagatcttcagtccctcaatctcttcctaaaaaaagagaagttcaaaatgttgacattggctcaggtcctatctgccctggatctaggagactggatggtagcgttggacttgcaagaagcatacttccacattcccgtcttgccggcccacagactttacctacgattcgtggtaggtcacgagcactttcagtttactgtgctcctctttgacctttgcagtgcccctcaggtgttcacaaaggtgatggtagtggtggcagctcatctgcgcaggttacggGTCCCAGTCATCCCCTACATCAACGATTGGCTGATAAAGACGAACtcaccccagacagtcgtctcccacttccagactaaggaaaaccttttgcattcgctggggttcactatcaatgtgctgaagtcacacctgactccttctcaggcgctcccttttatctgagctgttctggatacagtgcagtttcaggcattgtaggaagttggctctgtatgtgctatttcaaagtaaggaataccatgcacagagtccaagggttccccttagaggtaaaatagtggtaaaaatagataatactaatgctctattttgtggtggtgtggtcgagcagtaggcttatccaaggagtagtgttaagcatttgttgtacatacacatagacagtaaatgaggtacacacactcagagacaaatccagccaataggttttgcatagaaaaatatattttcttagtttattttaagaaccacaggtccaaatttaacatgtaatatcttgtttgaaaggtattgcaggtaagtacattaggaactttgaatcatttcaattgcatgtatacttttcaagttattcacaaatagctatttcaaaagtggacacttagtgcaattttcacagttcctgggggaggtaagtatttgttagttttaccaggtaagtacgacacttacagggtttagttcttggtccaaggtagcccactgttgggggttcagagtaaccccaaagttaccacaccagcagctcagggccggtcaggtgcagagttcaaagtggtgcccaaaacgcataggctccaatggagagaagggggtgccccggttccagtctgccagcaggtaagtacccgcgtcttcggagggcagaccaggggggttttgtagggcaccgggggggacacaagcccacacagaaatttcaccctcagcggcgcgggggcggccgggtgcagtgttagaacaagcgtcgggttcgcaatgttagtcaatgagagatcaagggatctcttcagcgctgcaggcaggcaagggggggcttcctcggggaaacctccacttgggcaagggagagggactcctgggggtcacttctgcagtgaaagtccggtccttcaggtcctgggggctgcgggtgcagggtcttttccaggcgtcgggacttaggtttcagagagtcgcggtcaggggaagcctcgggattccctctgcaggcggcgctgtgggggttcaggggggacaggttttggtactcacagtcgtagagtagtccgggggtcctccctgaggtgttggttctccaccagccgagtcggggtcgccgggtgcagtgttgcaagtctcacgcttcttgcggggagattgcagggtctttaaagctgctcctttggataaagttgcagtctttttggagcaggtccgctgtcctcgggagtttcttgtcgtcgtcgaagcagggcagtcctcagaggattcagaggtcgctggtccctttggaaggcgtcgctggagcagagttctttggaaggcaggagacaggccggtgagtttctggagccaaggcagttgttgtcttctggtcttcctctgcaggggttttcagctaggcagtccttcttcttgtagttgcaggaatctaattttctagggttcagggtagcccttaaatactaaatttaagggcgtgtttaggtctggggggttagtagccaatggctactagccctgagggtgggtacaccctctttgtgcctcctcccaaggggagggggtcacaatcctaaccctattgggggaatcctccatctgcaagatggaggatttctaaaagttagagtcacctcagctcaggacaccttaggggctgtcctgactggccagtgactcctccttgttgctttctttgttccctccagccttgccgccaaaagtgggggccgtggccggagggggcgggggcgggcaactccactaagctggagtgccctgctgggctgtgacaaaggggtgagcctttgaggctcaccgccaggtgttacagctcctgcctgggggaggtgttagcatctccacccagtgcaggctttgttactggcctcagagtgacaaaggcactctccccatggggccagcaacatgtctctagtgtggcaggctgctggaactagtcagcctacacagacagtcggttaagtttcagggggcacctctaaggtgccctctggggtgtattttgcaataaaatgtacactggcatcagtgtaaatttattgtgctgagaagtttgataccaaacttcccagttttcagtgtagccattatggtgctgtggagttcgtgtaaaacagactcccagaccatatactcttatggctaccctgcacttacaatgtctaaggttttgtttagacactgtaggggtaccatgctcatgcactggtaccctcacctatggtatagtgcaccctgccttagggctgtaaggcctgctagaggggtgtcttacctatactgcataggcagtgagaggctggcatggcaccctgaggggagtgccatgtcgacttactcattttgttctcactagcacacacaagctggtaagcagtgggtctgtgctgagtgaggggtctctagggtggcataatacatgctgcagcccttagagaccttccctggcatcagggcccttggtaccagaggtaccagttaccagggacttatctggatgccagggtgtgccaattgtggaatcaatggtacattttaggtgaaagaacactggtgctggggcctggttagcagggtcccagcacacttctcagtcaagtcagcatcagtatcaggcaaaaagtggggggtaactgcaacagggagccatttctttacaggcatatcctcccgaaaagcgagtccaggatattcgggctatcataccaatgtttcagcctctgtcctggattttggtgcgAATAACTGtaaagctgctgggcctcatggcctcctgcatcatgctgtttcaaaatgccagatggcatatgcgggctctgcagtgggacctgaagttccagtgggcgcagcatcagggaaatctttccaacaaggtccagatctcagaagggactgcgaaagacctgcagtggtggttaacgaatcaggattgggtcaagggcagatccctctcctttccccaaccagatcttgcggtcgtgacagatgcgtcactcctgtgatcagaggcatctggtctccagtggaaaccgggctccatatcaatcatctggcgctccgagcgattcgactagcattgaaagaatttcttccctccctcaaggggaaagcagtgcaggtgttcacagacaacaccacagccatatggtattgcaacaaacaaggcggagtgggttcgtggaccctttgtcaagaggctctggacttggctggaacatcaggtcaTTTCCCTAGTgggtcaacacctggcaggctccttgaatgccagagcagatgaactcagccaacGATGCATGGTCGACCAGGAATGGcacctccatccggaggtggcgccagGTCTCTTCCTGCACTGGGGAGAACCTTAGTTAGACTTGTTCACCTCTGTAGAGAACGCGCaatatcagctgttttgcgcattggagtttccaaggcagtacTCGCTCAGTGACGCCTTTCGtcacgagtggaattcaggcctcctgtacgcattcctgccaataccacttctgcccagagttctgaagaagatcaggcaagaccggtccctagtaatactggtggctccggactgggcatgaagagtctggtatcccgagcttttgaacatggccattgctcctccgatcagactgccactttgggaggatcttctgtcacagcagcaggagagggtcctccacctgaacctgtcaactctgcgacttcttgcgtggagattgacttcagcaacagttgatgtcttttgacttgccacccgaagtctgtgacgttatcttgacagccaggcgtccctcaatcagaactgtatacgcctgttgttggaagaactttgtggcatggtgcatcaacaatTCTGTCGATCTTCTATCTGCTtctctctctcaagttcttctctttattctttcccttgcccggcagggttccaccttgggcactcttaagggatatctctctgctatctcttctttcttaaggttacctgatcagccttccttatttaaatctcccatagttgggaggtttcttaaagacctcccacatctctttcctcctagcccattcatcatgccccaataggATGTGAACCTGGTCTTAACCTACATTATGTGTACCCCGTgtgaaccgcttcacaactgtcctcgaaggctcttaactataaagactgtcttgTTAGTTGCCAATACTTCTGCCGGCAGAGTTAGTGAAtgccaggctctgtcatctaagccaccttttcttgccatacatcctgacaaagtggtgcttcgcatgagggcttcttttctacctaaggttgtgacacccttccatgtcggacagtccatcaccttgcctactttttatgcacccccacaaccctctcatgaggaggagggactccatcgtctggacccaaaaagagcattggcgttctatcttgatcgtaccaaagacttccaggtggaaGATGAACTATTTGTGGGATATGTTGGGTGCAAGGAAGGGGAAGGcgttgcagaagaggaccatttccagATGGGTACGCTTATGCATCAAAATGCGctatgctctggctaaaaagcaacctcctgaaagtttgcgagctcactccaccagagctactgctgctaccacggagctagcacagggcgttccagtcctggatatttgtgagGCAGCAAGGTGGGTATCTCTGCgcacttttaccaagcactactgcctggacaatccggTCCGAAGGTAGGActactttggctgttcggtcctgcaggactttttggtgtgatcttggttcacaggcccaccaccggggatggtattgctcggatatctattcaaaggtaaggaatctgcaactagaagtctctatcagatgtacaagttacttacatcTGATAgagatatctggtagagacatattctagttgcagattccttaccaacctgtCTATCCTCCCgtactgcaaactgatttctagggagaggaactttcccttgagggccctagttttAACGAACCACTTTGTGTTCTTCATTGCTCCTCGCTACTGACGTGGAaagctgtgaaaagaaactgatgtcagcgtgccgggtggcgcctatatacgaccgcaacgtcCTCATGGCGAGCGCGATGCCcgtggagtcgactgacgccacctgacggtgcacaaaggtactgctcgaagaaaaatctccagatccagactgatgcctggggaaattcaaaggtaaggaatctgcaactagaatatgtctccaccagatatttcgttactgaaggtaagtaacttggacTTTAAGCACCTCATATGTCCCATTTGCTGATGGCCTGCCCACTGAGAAATGTGCTTTAGCGcagtggaaaatatattttttttaatttactgattgAAGTAGTATTTGCAATCTTAGGTcagtaaataaatgaaaaaaatatatatatgtttgatggcatgtgtagctgcagatgcacatgctgtgcactgttcctgccatatagtgttgggctctgagtgctacaagttttttttttttcgaagaagtcttttcgagtcacgggaccgagtggctcctccctttcggctccattgcgcatgatcgtcgactccatcttagattgttttcttttcgccatcgggttcggacgtgttcctcttcgctccgtatttcgaatcgggaaagttagaaaagaatcgaaaaatcgtcggtattgttctcgttcggtaccggtttCGTTTTAGTGTATCGGCACcaacatcaagaccgcttcggcagCCCTTCCGGTCTTCCGCTCTTcatcaaggcctggtcggcccgaccacacccgtcgtccagactaatggaccggacccccttacgtttctgtcctaagtgtcacgccaagtatccttatacataccagcaccgggtctgtaacctgtgtttgtcgcctgaacacagaggatacttgtgaagcttgcgagcgtttcgatcgaagaaaaccttaagagatcgacgcgcaagaagactacaaatggtgtTGAAGCCGAAACAAGATCTCGACGTCGAGGGGGAAGAGAGAATAGTCATCCAAGAAACGGACTCGGATGAATACGCCGGTGATCGACCCTCAACGGCGTCCCAAACCCAGGGTCAAACCAAAAAATTCAAGGCcacggggacgccaccgccagtaggccatggctcaacccacagaaagtaaggtgaccaaataacatcggcaccgaaaaaggctaaAGATTttccgaagacttccgactccggtcgagattctggCACTGAAAAAATTCGGCATTGAGTTATAGAGTCAAGCAAGCCTCGAAAAAGACAATTCCGTTAGGAACTttggtaccgaaaaaaacggcttctgAGCCGAAACGCtcttcctacactgaagagcaaggGCTTTCTATGCAGCtaaaagaaaggcacagatttaAGCAAGATCTGGAGGTAGAACAACATGACCAAACGCAACAAAGGTTACAGATCCAGAAGGACACAGGGAGGATACAAACCATCCCTTTgttcaaattgaaaagaaaactagcCTTCCAAGAAACTGAAATGCAAccgaaagccaaagtggttagagacaaatcaccaccaccacagttctcaccacaaccatccccactgcaatcaccacacttgtcaccagtaGGTACACCGAtggcgcagtcacccacacatactgggatgacccaagatgatgcggatccctgggatctatacgacccacctatatcggacaacagcccagagtgttatcaaACCAAGCCTTCACCatcagaggacagtacagcatatacgcaagtaTTAGCCAGGGCAGCTATgttccacaacgtaacaatgcactctgaaccagtgga encodes:
- the WIPF2 gene encoding WAS/WASL-interacting protein family member 2; protein product: MPIPPPPPPPPGPPPPTFGLANTEPPKLSRDEQRGRGALLSDICQGTRLKKVGVVNDRSAPVIEKPKGGSSGLSSGALQPKGGLFQGGVPKLRPVGGKDNSEGSSSKQSLQVPGYRSAISKPTVPSSNSRPHEDLESSRSSPPEIPRMQRPSLPDLTRPNSASQAGMKHSSSAPPPPPPGRRNIAPPVPPAMHSNKAQSYNREKPLPPTPCQKVPSGRDAPPAPPPIKPPPSPLNVRTGPSAHNQSLPPPPPYRQPPGVPNGPSSPNHESAPELPQRHNSLHRKTTAPVRGFAPPPPVGASPSSQSNRPPPPAREPPSRGAAPLPPPPVVRNGAREAPLPPTYRMHLNSETPNRGKPPPPPSRTPAGPPPPPPPVRNGHRDSISSGRSFLDDFESKYTFHPIDDFPAPEEFKPFQKVYPSRNNRGMRGAPPLPPIPR